A single Methanofastidiosum sp. DNA region contains:
- a CDS encoding fumarate hydratase translates to MIDETLVKNTVVELLKDSSTKLPLDVKNALEKAYQIEEGPAKAQLEAILKNIKMAEESSTPLCQDTGVHIFFVKIGDVGNPTLEKRLPSIIIEGVRDATKTVPLRPNAVHPLTRKNPGDNVGDYMPYVNYTPIDSDYIEITAMPKGAGSENMSKVAMLNPSDGLKGIKKFALDTVVGAGSKPCPPTIIGLGIGGSADISIKLAKMALLRPIDERHPDPTVAALEKELFEAFNSLGIGVMGLGGKTTVLGVNAELGYCHTASLPVAINVQCWAGRKATARIYRDGRVEHLTYKR, encoded by the coding sequence ATGATAGATGAAACCCTAGTAAAAAACACCGTGGTTGAACTTCTAAAGGACTCATCAACAAAGCTTCCTTTAGATGTCAAAAATGCCTTGGAGAAGGCTTATCAAATTGAGGAAGGGCCTGCAAAGGCCCAGTTAGAGGCTATACTGAAAAATATAAAAATGGCTGAGGAGTCATCAACTCCACTTTGCCAGGACACGGGTGTTCACATATTTTTTGTTAAGATTGGAGATGTAGGAAATCCTACACTTGAAAAAAGATTGCCCAGCATTATTATTGAAGGAGTTAGAGACGCTACAAAGACAGTGCCTTTAAGGCCAAATGCTGTTCATCCTCTAACAAGGAAAAATCCAGGCGACAATGTCGGGGATTACATGCCCTATGTTAATTATACCCCAATCGATTCTGATTACATAGAGATAACTGCGATGCCAAAAGGTGCAGGCAGTGAGAACATGTCAAAAGTTGCAATGCTAAATCCATCTGATGGATTGAAGGGAATAAAGAAGTTCGCTCTCGATACTGTCGTTGGAGCCGGATCCAAACCGTGCCCGCCCACCATTATTGGCCTTGGTATTGGCGGAAGTGCGGACATCTCAATAAAGCTTGCAAAGATGGCTTTACTCCGACCAATAGACGAGAGACATCCTGACCCAACTGTGGCTGCTTTAGAAAAAGAGCTTTTTGAAGCCTTTAATTCACTGGGCATTGGTGTCATGGGACTTGGTGGAAAGACTACAGTGCTTGGGGTAAATGCCGAGCTTGGATACTGCCATACTGCATCCCTTCCTGTTGCGATTAATGTCCAGTGTTGGGCTGGAAGGAAGGCTACTGCTAGAATTTACAGAGACGGGAGGGTAGAGCATCTGACCTACAAGAGGTGA